A window of Coraliomargarita sinensis genomic DNA:
TAACTCATCAAAATACTGCCAGCGCTTACCATTTCCCTTCTGCGAGAGGTTAACACATGTAACCGATAGATGTAACCCAACCGGAATTTTGCCAAAAATTAAGGCCACTTCCGGAAAAGTGGCCTTAAGTGAAATTTAATGGTGTTTCGTATCTAGTATTTTACGCCACAGCCATAGGGTGTGGTGGTTGGGCTCTCCACCGGCTCGCCCTTCTTATGAGACATGTAGGCCGCCTTGACGTAGTTGGTGGCCTTTTCAATGTCTTCCACCTTGGTGGACTTGATGCTGTCGATAGCGCCTTGATAAATGAGTTCACCGTCGGGGGCGATGACATACATGTGCGGGGTGACGCGGGCGTCGTAAGCGCGACCGACTTTGCCATCGGTATCGAGAAGCATCGCGGTAGCTTTGATGCCCTTGTCAGCGATCTGTTTGTTGCCTTGTTCGGGAGTGACTGAGCCCTGCTTGCCGGGAGCACCGGAATTGACCACCAACCAGACGACGCCCTGATCCGTCATTTTTTCCTGCAGGGCCTGCATATGCCCCTCGTTGTAGTGCTTCTTGACGAAAGGGCAACCGTGGTTGGTCCATTCGAGAACAACGTACTTGCCCTTGAAGTCGGACAGACTGTGCTCGGTACCATTGGTATCGGTCAGAGTGAATTCAGGTGCCTTCGCACCGGTTTCGACACCGGCGTGCAGACTGAGTGAAAAGAGAACAGCGGAGAGGATGAGTGGTAGTTTTTTCATAAGTACGCTAGTGAAACAGCGTATTCCCGCATTTTCAAATAAGCCGTTACGTTTTTTCGCGACGCTCACATATTTATAGTCGAGACACCCGCCGTCAAATAAGTGGACTACTTAAGCCGTTGATGTATATTAATTTACGATAAGTACAACACCTCCTGATACCCGCATAATCATCATCACGACTTCGTCCACATACATTAACGTTCATTACGGTTCAAATTATTCTGCCTCCCAAATCCCCAAATCAACCAGTTGCCGGGTGGCCTGCTCGGTCCAGCCGCGATTGGCCGCAGGGCTGGCCGGGCTGGGGTGCAGAATCCGGCCGAACTTGATCGCCATGCCATCCAGGGCCTGCTTGGCCCGTCCCTCGGCAAAGGCCCCCACCCCGATGAGCCACTCCGGCTGGAGCACTTCCACCAATTCGCGCAGGTGTTGATCGCAGGCGGCGTATAGTGGTTCCGTCTCGGCAGCCGGCATTTTATCCGGCGTACGGTTCTTACCCGAAGCCTCCATAAAAACCAGTGGGCAGTAATTGACGATAAAATGGTCGGCAAAAAAGGCTTCCGATGTACCGAAGCGCTCTTTTAAAGCCCCCCACAAGCGTCGGCCACTCACTTCACTACGGGTACAGGCAAAGCCTTCGATCGGCCGCTTGGGATGCTCATCACCGGGCTTCAAGACATTGGCTTCAACACCGACCCAATCGCGCACCAACTCGATCTCGCCAAAAGGCACGCCGGTTTGCGCCATCCCAAAGGGCCCCGGATTCATGCCCATAAAAACGACCTTCTTTCGTGAGTTACCGTGTTTGCGAATGTACTGCTCATGCGGCGCCCAGGCATAGCGCAGCGGGTTGTACACATGGGTGGTGGGCTCAGCAAAGTTGAAACGGTCCACGGTATCGGCCAGACGCTGGGCCGCGGCGGCAAGTTCATCTGAAATTGATGGAGACATGTTGCGAATGGTTTGACTGTTGAGGCCAAAGACGAAGGCCTTCGGCTACGGTTCAGGCAGGTAAAAGTAAGGTAACAGCCGATCAGAAGGTAGCCGAACGCCTTTGCGTTTGGATCATTGTCGTTCAGGCGTGTCGCTGTGCCCAAGGTCATGCTCGGGCGCGATACGGTCGCGGATGATTTGCTTGAGTTCTTTCATTTCCGGAAAGCGCCCCTCTGTCTTTCGATCCCAAACAACGACACCATCCACCGTGACGGTAAAACGTCCACCCGTCTCGGAAGGCCGAAGCGTGACGGCTCCAAGCTCTTGCTCGAAAGTGGTCAGTAATTCTTGTGCCGTCCACCCCGCACGCAGCAGCCAGCGACACCCGGGACAGTATTCGATTTGGACCTGAGGTTTCATGACAAATAGCAGAGAACGAATGAGGTGAGCTGCCAATACTGAAAAAGCG
This region includes:
- a CDS encoding thioredoxin family protein, yielding MKKLPLILSAVLFSLSLHAGVETGAKAPEFTLTDTNGTEHSLSDFKGKYVVLEWTNHGCPFVKKHYNEGHMQALQEKMTDQGVVWLVVNSGAPGKQGSVTPEQGNKQIADKGIKATAMLLDTDGKVGRAYDARVTPHMYVIAPDGELIYQGAIDSIKSTKVEDIEKATNYVKAAYMSHKKGEPVESPTTTPYGCGVKY
- a CDS encoding uracil-DNA glycosylase family protein gives rise to the protein MSPSISDELAAAAQRLADTVDRFNFAEPTTHVYNPLRYAWAPHEQYIRKHGNSRKKVVFMGMNPGPFGMAQTGVPFGEIELVRDWVGVEANVLKPGDEHPKRPIEGFACTRSEVSGRRLWGALKERFGTSEAFFADHFIVNYCPLVFMEASGKNRTPDKMPAAETEPLYAACDQHLRELVEVLQPEWLIGVGAFAEGRAKQALDGMAIKFGRILHPSPASPAANRGWTEQATRQLVDLGIWEAE
- a CDS encoding SelT/SelW/SelH family protein; its protein translation is MKPQVQIEYCPGCRWLLRAGWTAQELLTTFEQELGAVTLRPSETGGRFTVTVDGVVVWDRKTEGRFPEMKELKQIIRDRIAPEHDLGHSDTPERQ